The Rhodopseudomonas palustris genome window below encodes:
- the fdhF gene encoding formate dehydrogenase subunit alpha produces MALVHETDFGTPRSLSETMVTLTIDGRSVSVPEGTSIMRAAMEIGTAIPKLCATDMVDAFGSCRLCLVEIDGRSGTPASCTTPVADGLVVHTQTERLKQIRKGVMELYISDHPLDCLTCSANGDCELQDMAGAVGLRDVRYGYSGEKHPNPGLDESNPYFTYDPSKCIVCSRCVRACEEVQGTFALTIAGRGFDSVVSPGMQESFLGSECVSCGACVQACPTATLNEKSVIEIGTPERSVVTTCAYCGVGCTFKAEMRGEELVRMVPYKDGKANRGHSCVKGRFAWGYANHKERILKPMIRAKITEPWREVSWDEAFSYAASELKRIQAKYGRDAVGGITSSRCTNEETFLVQKLIRAGFGNNNVDTCARVCHSPTGYGLSTAFGTSAGTQDFDSVEHADVVMIIGANPTDGHPVFGSRLKKRLRQGAKLIVIDPRRIDLVRSAHVEAAQHLPLKPGTNVAVLTALAHVIVTEGLANEAFVRERCDWSEYEHWAAFVSDERHSPEATAAFTGVDPGSLREAARLYATGGNGAIYYGLGVTEHSQGSTTVMAIANLAMATGNLGRPGVGVNPLRGQNNVQGSCDMGSFPHELPGYRHISTDSVRESFEALWNVKLDNEPGLRIPNMLDAAVEGSFKALYVQGEDILQSDPNTKHVAAGLEAMECVIVHDLFLNETANYAHIFLPGSTFLEKNGTFTNAERRIQRVRKVMSPKNGLEDWEVTLRLAEAVGYKMNYTHPSEIMDEIAALTPTFTGVSYDRLEELGSIQWPCNERAPEGTPVMHIDHFVRGKGKFVITEYVATDERTGPRFPLLLTTGRILSQYNVGAQTRRTANTVWHDEDRLEIHPHDAEQRGVRDGDWVRLASRAGETTLRALITDRVAPGVVYTTFHHPDTQANVVTTEYSDWATNCPEYKVTAVQVAPSNGPSEWQRSYEQQATAARRIAVPAEAAE; encoded by the coding sequence ATGGCTTTGGTCCACGAAACCGATTTCGGCACGCCGCGCTCGCTCTCCGAAACCATGGTGACGCTGACGATCGATGGCCGCAGCGTCTCGGTGCCCGAGGGCACCTCGATCATGCGCGCCGCGATGGAGATCGGCACCGCGATCCCGAAACTCTGCGCCACCGACATGGTCGATGCGTTCGGCTCCTGCCGGCTGTGTCTGGTCGAGATCGACGGCCGTAGCGGCACGCCGGCGTCGTGCACCACGCCGGTCGCCGACGGTCTCGTCGTCCACACCCAGACCGAGCGGCTCAAGCAGATCCGCAAGGGCGTGATGGAGCTGTATATCTCCGATCACCCGCTCGACTGCCTGACCTGCTCGGCGAACGGCGATTGCGAGCTGCAGGACATGGCCGGCGCCGTGGGCCTACGTGACGTGCGCTATGGATATTCCGGCGAGAAGCATCCCAATCCGGGGCTCGACGAGTCAAACCCGTACTTCACGTACGATCCGTCGAAATGCATCGTCTGCTCGCGCTGCGTCCGCGCCTGCGAGGAAGTGCAGGGTACCTTCGCGCTGACGATCGCGGGCCGGGGCTTCGACTCCGTCGTCTCGCCCGGCATGCAGGAAAGCTTCCTCGGCTCCGAATGCGTATCCTGCGGCGCCTGCGTGCAGGCGTGTCCGACCGCGACGCTGAACGAGAAAAGCGTGATCGAGATCGGCACGCCGGAGCGCTCGGTGGTGACGACGTGTGCCTATTGCGGCGTCGGCTGCACCTTCAAGGCCGAGATGCGCGGCGAAGAGCTGGTGCGCATGGTGCCGTACAAGGACGGCAAGGCCAATCGCGGCCATTCCTGCGTCAAGGGCCGGTTCGCCTGGGGCTACGCCAACCACAAGGAGCGCATCCTCAAGCCGATGATCCGCGCCAAGATCACCGAGCCGTGGCGCGAGGTGAGCTGGGACGAAGCCTTCAGCTACGCGGCGTCCGAGCTGAAGCGGATCCAGGCGAAGTACGGCCGCGACGCGGTCGGCGGCATCACCTCGTCGCGCTGCACCAATGAAGAAACCTTCCTGGTGCAGAAGCTGATCCGCGCCGGCTTCGGCAACAACAATGTCGACACCTGCGCCCGCGTTTGCCACTCGCCGACCGGCTACGGCCTGTCGACCGCTTTCGGCACCTCCGCCGGCACGCAGGATTTCGACTCGGTCGAGCATGCCGACGTGGTGATGATCATCGGCGCCAACCCGACCGACGGCCACCCGGTGTTCGGCTCGCGGCTGAAGAAACGGCTACGCCAGGGCGCCAAGCTGATCGTGATCGATCCGCGCCGCATCGACCTGGTTCGCTCGGCGCATGTCGAGGCTGCGCAGCATCTGCCGCTGAAGCCCGGCACCAACGTTGCGGTGCTCACCGCGCTGGCGCACGTCATCGTCACCGAAGGGCTCGCCAACGAGGCGTTCGTGCGCGAGCGTTGCGACTGGAGCGAATACGAGCACTGGGCGGCGTTCGTTTCCGACGAGCGCCACAGCCCCGAGGCGACCGCCGCCTTCACCGGCGTCGATCCGGGCAGCTTGCGCGAAGCCGCGCGGCTCTACGCCACCGGTGGAAACGGTGCGATCTATTACGGGCTCGGCGTCACGGAGCACAGCCAGGGCTCGACCACCGTGATGGCGATCGCCAACCTCGCGATGGCCACCGGCAATCTTGGCCGGCCGGGCGTCGGCGTGAATCCGCTCCGCGGCCAGAACAACGTGCAGGGATCGTGCGACATGGGCTCGTTCCCGCACGAACTGCCGGGCTATCGCCACATCTCGACTGACTCGGTGCGCGAAAGCTTCGAGGCGCTGTGGAACGTCAAGCTCGACAACGAGCCGGGCCTGCGCATTCCCAACATGCTCGACGCCGCGGTCGAGGGCTCGTTCAAGGCGCTGTATGTGCAGGGCGAGGACATTCTGCAGTCGGACCCCAACACCAAGCACGTCGCGGCCGGTCTCGAAGCGATGGAATGCGTGATCGTCCACGACCTGTTCCTGAACGAGACCGCCAACTACGCCCATATCTTCCTGCCGGGCTCGACCTTCCTGGAGAAGAACGGCACCTTCACCAATGCCGAACGTCGCATTCAGCGCGTCCGCAAGGTGATGTCGCCGAAAAACGGTCTGGAAGATTGGGAAGTCACGCTGCGGCTCGCCGAGGCGGTCGGCTACAAGATGAATTACACCCATCCGTCCGAGATTATGGACGAGATCGCCGCGCTGACGCCGACCTTCACGGGTGTGTCCTACGACCGGCTGGAAGAACTCGGCTCGATCCAGTGGCCGTGCAACGAACGCGCGCCGGAAGGCACGCCGGTGATGCACATCGATCATTTTGTGCGCGGCAAGGGCAAGTTCGTCATCACCGAATACGTCGCGACCGACGAGCGCACCGGGCCAAGATTCCCGCTGCTGCTCACCACCGGCCGCATCTTGTCGCAGTACAATGTCGGCGCGCAGACCCGGCGGACCGCCAACACGGTGTGGCACGACGAGGACCGGCTGGAAATCCATCCGCACGACGCCGAGCAACGCGGGGTGCGCGACGGCGACTGGGTGCGGCTCGCCAGCCGTGCCGGCGAGACTACGCTGCGCGCGCTGATCACCGACCGCGTCGCGCCGGGCGTCGTCTATACGACGTTCCATCACCCCGACACCCAGGCCAACGTCGTCACCACCGAGTACTCGGACTGGGCCACCAACTGCCCGGAATACAAGGTGACGGCCGTGCAGGTCGCGCCGTCGAACGGCCCGTCGGAATGGCAGCGCTCCTATGAGCAGCAGGCGACGGCCGCGCGGCGGATCGCGGTGCCGGCGGAGGCGGCGGAGTGA
- the fdhD gene encoding formate dehydrogenase accessory sulfurtransferase FdhD, translated as MARPTVHTGKTKVWRHGRMQPGTRAIPDETPVAISYNGSSQAVMMATPADLEDFAIGFSLSEGVIGQAAEIDSLEIVPHDDGVELRMWLAGDVAERLQQRRRHIAGPTGCGLCGVDSIAEAVRPVATVGAGRSFSPQQIIAAIEALPPLQKLNVETRAVHAAAYFTPEHGIVHVREDVGRHNALDKLAGALARDRIDAANGLVLLTSRVSVEMVQKTAAIGAAVLVAVSAPTALAVRMAEAAGITLAAIARADGFELFSHPQRITDIDHKGAADVA; from the coding sequence ATGGCGCGGCCGACCGTCCACACCGGCAAGACCAAGGTCTGGCGTCACGGCCGGATGCAGCCCGGCACGCGCGCGATCCCCGACGAGACCCCGGTCGCGATCAGCTACAACGGCTCCTCCCAGGCGGTGATGATGGCAACGCCGGCCGATCTGGAAGACTTCGCGATCGGATTCAGCCTGAGCGAAGGCGTGATCGGGCAGGCGGCCGAGATCGACAGCCTGGAGATCGTGCCGCACGACGACGGCGTCGAACTGCGGATGTGGCTCGCGGGCGATGTCGCCGAACGTCTGCAGCAGCGCCGCCGGCATATCGCGGGGCCGACCGGTTGCGGGCTGTGCGGAGTGGACTCGATTGCCGAGGCGGTCCGTCCGGTTGCGACCGTCGGTGCCGGCCGCAGTTTCTCGCCGCAGCAGATCATCGCCGCGATCGAGGCCCTGCCGCCGCTGCAGAAGCTCAACGTTGAAACCCGCGCGGTACACGCCGCTGCTTACTTCACGCCGGAGCACGGCATTGTTCATGTGCGTGAGGACGTCGGTCGCCACAATGCGCTCGACAAGCTCGCCGGCGCGCTCGCCCGAGATCGCATCGATGCAGCGAACGGCCTCGTGCTGCTGACCAGCCGGGTCTCGGTCGAGATGGTGCAGAAGACCGCCGCGATCGGCGCCGCCGTGCTGGTCGCCGTGTCGGCGCCGACCGCACTTGCGGTGCGAATGGCCGAGGCTGCCGGCATTACGCTCGCTGCAATTGCGCGTGCCGATGGCTTTGAGCTGTTCAGCCATCCGCAGCGCATCACCGACATCGATCACAAGGGAGCTGCCGATGTCGCCTGA
- a CDS encoding formate dehydrogenase subunit delta has product MSPDRLVYMANQIGAFFRSQGPDRAVPGITEHLKKFWEPRMRRAIIAHLEAGGDGLAPEVRAAVEALKGAT; this is encoded by the coding sequence ATGTCGCCTGACCGGCTGGTGTATATGGCCAATCAGATCGGCGCGTTCTTCCGCAGCCAGGGGCCTGACAGGGCCGTGCCGGGTATCACCGAGCATTTGAAGAAGTTCTGGGAGCCGCGGATGCGGCGGGCGATCATCGCGCATCTCGAGGCCGGGGGTGATGGACTCGCGCCCGAGGTGCGGGCCGCAGTGGAGGCGTTGAAAGGGGCAACTTAG
- a CDS encoding OFA family MFS transporter has translation MTILDGAGRLSGARPGIFDRERIIATAGFNRWLVPPAALCIHLCIGMAYGFSVFWLPLSRAVGLSAPKVCADMTIVQELFTTTCDWRVASMGWMYTLFFVLLGASAAVWGGWLERVGPRKAGFVAAVCWAGGLVLGALGIYLHQLWLLWLGSGVIGGIGLGLGYISPVSTLVKWFPDRRGMATGMAIMGFGGGAMIGAPLANMLMNYFKTPTDVGVWQTFLAMGLIYFVFMTIGAFSYRLAPPNWRPDGWTPPEKNNAYITAHQVHLKDAHKTKQFWLIWAVLCLNVSAGIGVIGMASPMLQEIFGGKLIGLPDLSFNQLSAEQKTVIAGIAAGFAGLLSLFNIAGRFFWASLSDHIGRKNTYYVFFLLGIVLYALAPTLAAMGSKALFVLAFGIILSMYGGGFATVPAYLADIFGTQFVGAIHGRLLTAWATAGIIGPVVVNYIREAQIATGVPRAQVYDFTMYILAGMLVLGLICNAMVKPLADKWFMKPEEVAALQAKGAAANVGGGSYGIGKGGLDARAAAFWLFVGVPLAWGVWITLQNAMKIF, from the coding sequence ATGACCATATTGGATGGGGCCGGACGGCTGTCCGGCGCAAGGCCGGGTATTTTTGATCGCGAACGGATTATCGCTACCGCCGGTTTCAATCGTTGGCTGGTGCCGCCGGCGGCACTTTGTATCCACCTCTGCATCGGCATGGCGTATGGCTTCAGCGTGTTCTGGCTACCGCTGTCGCGCGCGGTCGGGCTATCGGCGCCGAAGGTCTGCGCCGACATGACCATCGTGCAGGAGCTGTTCACCACCACCTGCGACTGGCGCGTCGCCTCGATGGGGTGGATGTACACGCTGTTCTTCGTGCTGCTCGGCGCCTCGGCCGCGGTGTGGGGCGGGTGGCTGGAACGGGTCGGTCCGCGCAAGGCCGGCTTCGTCGCTGCGGTGTGCTGGGCCGGCGGCTTGGTGCTCGGCGCGCTCGGCATCTATCTGCATCAGCTCTGGCTGCTGTGGCTCGGCTCCGGCGTGATCGGCGGCATCGGTCTCGGCCTCGGCTACATCTCGCCGGTGTCGACGCTGGTGAAGTGGTTCCCGGATCGCCGCGGCATGGCCACCGGCATGGCGATCATGGGCTTCGGCGGCGGCGCGATGATCGGCGCCCCGCTGGCCAACATGTTGATGAATTATTTCAAGACCCCGACCGATGTCGGCGTGTGGCAGACCTTCCTGGCGATGGGGCTGATCTACTTCGTGTTCATGACCATCGGGGCGTTCTCCTATCGCCTGGCGCCGCCGAACTGGCGGCCGGACGGCTGGACCCCGCCGGAAAAGAACAACGCCTACATCACCGCGCATCAGGTGCACCTCAAGGACGCGCACAAGACCAAGCAGTTCTGGCTGATCTGGGCGGTGCTGTGTCTCAACGTGTCGGCGGGCATTGGCGTCATCGGTATGGCGTCGCCGATGCTGCAGGAAATCTTCGGCGGCAAGCTGATCGGTCTGCCGGACCTGTCGTTCAATCAGCTGTCGGCCGAGCAGAAGACCGTGATCGCCGGCATCGCCGCCGGCTTCGCCGGTCTGCTGTCGCTGTTCAACATCGCTGGCCGGTTCTTCTGGGCGTCGCTGTCCGATCACATCGGCCGCAAGAACACCTATTATGTGTTCTTTCTCCTCGGCATCGTTCTCTACGCGCTGGCGCCGACGCTCGCCGCGATGGGCAGCAAGGCGCTGTTCGTGCTCGCCTTCGGCATCATCCTGTCGATGTATGGCGGCGGCTTCGCCACCGTGCCGGCGTATCTGGCCGATATCTTCGGCACTCAGTTCGTCGGCGCCATCCACGGCCGGCTGCTGACCGCCTGGGCGACCGCCGGCATCATCGGCCCGGTGGTGGTCAATTACATTCGCGAAGCGCAGATCGCCACCGGCGTGCCGCGCGCGCAGGTGTATGACTTCACGATGTATATCCTCGCCGGCATGCTGGTGCTCGGCCTGATCTGCAACGCGATGGTCAAGCCGCTCGCCGACAAGTGGTTCATGAAGCCCGAGGAGGTTGCCGCGCTACAGGCCAAGGGTGCAGCCGCCAATGTCGGCGGCGGCTCCTACGGCATCGGCAAGGGTGGGCTCGATGCCCGTGCCGCGGCGTTCTGGCTGTTCGTCGGCGTTCCGCTCGCCTGGGGCGTTTGGATCACGCTGCAGAACGCGATGAAGATCTTCTGA
- a CDS encoding PQQ-dependent sugar dehydrogenase, with product MTSVFTRSAVACAIALAAAAAISQAGAQGLKKYESGSKEFWTNPPPDWFLGDETEAQKGLAPPAGPPTGSSDAELAAMMKKIKLPPGFKIEVYASGVLAARQMAWGDNGTLFVGSFGLGNVYAITDKDGKKQVKTILKGLKMPTGLAYRDGALYVIDIDKLIRYDNAEANLDNLGSGKVVYDDMPSYVAHGWKYLAADKDGWFYVPFGPPFNIGIPPTSVSQIRRVDPKTGNAEIVALGVRNSVGGDVDPRTGKYWFTENARDWISDDMPSDKLNMIAKLGEHFGYPYCHQGDMPDPKFAMGHQCSEFTPPVLNLGAHVAPLGMKFYTGDQFPADFKNAILIAEHGSWNRHKYQGGRIVKVTADPDGKNAKQEVFADGWIEGDQGYLGRPADIVLAKDGSILVADDWAGAIYRISYSK from the coding sequence ATGACATCGGTCTTCACACGATCCGCTGTTGCCTGCGCCATTGCATTGGCGGCGGCCGCGGCGATATCGCAGGCTGGCGCGCAGGGGCTGAAGAAATACGAATCCGGCAGCAAGGAATTCTGGACCAACCCGCCGCCCGATTGGTTCCTCGGCGACGAGACCGAAGCGCAGAAGGGCCTCGCGCCGCCGGCCGGTCCGCCGACTGGGTCGTCCGACGCCGAACTCGCAGCGATGATGAAGAAGATCAAACTGCCCCCGGGCTTCAAGATCGAGGTCTATGCCTCGGGCGTGCTCGCCGCGCGGCAGATGGCGTGGGGCGACAACGGCACGCTGTTCGTCGGCTCGTTCGGACTCGGCAACGTCTATGCGATCACCGACAAGGACGGCAAGAAGCAGGTCAAGACCATCCTCAAGGGCCTGAAGATGCCGACCGGCCTCGCCTATCGCGATGGCGCTTTGTACGTCATCGATATCGACAAGCTGATCCGCTACGACAATGCCGAAGCCAACCTGGATAATCTTGGCTCCGGCAAGGTCGTCTATGACGACATGCCATCCTACGTGGCGCACGGCTGGAAGTATCTCGCCGCCGACAAGGACGGCTGGTTCTACGTGCCGTTCGGTCCGCCCTTCAACATCGGCATCCCGCCGACCTCGGTGTCGCAGATCCGCCGCGTTGATCCCAAGACCGGCAATGCCGAGATCGTCGCGCTCGGCGTGCGCAACTCCGTCGGCGGCGACGTCGATCCGCGCACCGGAAAATACTGGTTCACCGAGAATGCGCGCGACTGGATCAGCGACGACATGCCGAGCGACAAGCTCAACATGATCGCCAAACTCGGCGAGCATTTCGGCTATCCGTATTGCCATCAGGGCGACATGCCGGATCCGAAATTCGCGATGGGGCATCAGTGTTCGGAGTTCACCCCGCCGGTCCTCAATCTCGGCGCCCACGTCGCTCCGCTCGGCATGAAGTTCTACACCGGCGACCAGTTTCCGGCCGACTTCAAGAACGCGATTCTGATCGCCGAACACGGCTCCTGGAATCGGCACAAATATCAGGGTGGCCGGATCGTCAAGGTGACAGCCGATCCCGACGGCAAGAACGCCAAGCAGGAGGTGTTTGCCGACGGCTGGATCGAAGGCGATCAGGGCTATCTCGGCCGCCCGGCCGATATCGTTCTGGCCAAGGACGGTTCGATCCTGGTGGCCGACGACTGGGCCGGCGCGATCTATCGCATCAGCTACAGCAAATGA
- a CDS encoding c-type cytochrome, translated as MTRLLPALSFCFGLLASPLVAGDIEAGKAKAGVCTICHGENGISKMEYTPSLAGQPDLYIQWQLVFFRAGTRENANMRSVVEDLSNEDIRNLGAYFASLPPMKNLKPDEKPELSRKGAEAAVGRRCASCHTDSFAGTKATARLAGQREEYLIKALNEFKSGQRSGGAMAAMADVAYQLSEEEIYALAHYLAHLN; from the coding sequence ATGACTCGCCTGCTTCCTGCGCTGTCGTTCTGTTTTGGTCTGCTTGCCTCCCCTCTCGTCGCCGGCGACATCGAGGCCGGCAAGGCCAAGGCTGGTGTGTGCACCATCTGCCACGGCGAGAACGGCATCTCCAAGATGGAGTACACCCCGTCGCTGGCCGGACAGCCCGATCTCTACATTCAATGGCAGCTGGTATTCTTCCGCGCCGGCACCCGCGAGAACGCCAATATGCGCTCGGTGGTCGAGGATCTCAGTAACGAGGACATCCGCAATCTCGGGGCGTATTTCGCCTCACTGCCGCCGATGAAGAATCTGAAGCCGGATGAAAAGCCCGAGCTGTCGCGCAAGGGCGCCGAGGCCGCGGTGGGGCGGCGCTGCGCATCCTGCCACACCGACAGCTTCGCCGGCACCAAGGCGACCGCTCGGCTCGCCGGTCAGCGCGAAGAATATCTGATCAAGGCGCTGAACGAATTCAAATCCGGCCAGCGCTCCGGCGGCGCGATGGCGGCGATGGCCGACGTCGCTTATCAGCTCAGCGAAGAAGAGATCTACGCGCTGGCGCATTATCTGGCGCATTTGAATTAG
- a CDS encoding catalase, which produces MADKHPELKSAKLADASIHRGPGGETHQVASGDMPALTSRQGIPISDNQNSLKIGRRGPTLMEDFLFREKIFHFDHERIPERVVHARGFGAHGFFETYESLSDITAADIFQRAGERTPAFVRFSTVAGNKGSSDLARDVRGFAVKLYTREGNWDIVGNNIPVFFIQDAIKFPDLVHAAKQEPDRGFPQAQTAHDNFWDFISLMPESINMALWIMSDRTIPRSFRFMEGFGVHTFRLINAEGKSTYVKFHWKPKLGMQSVVWNEAVKINGADPDFHRRDLWGAIQAGDYPEWELGLQLFDDAFADEFEFDILDATKIIPEERVPIRRVGRLVLDRTVDNFFAETEQVAFHTANIVPGVDFTNDPLLQGRNFSYLDTQLKRLGTTNFTDLPINAPKCPFHSFTQDGHMAFNNPRGRVNYEPNSWGTGPRETPKGFRSFPAEETGERRRARGELFADHYSQARQFYVSQSEIEQTHIKDAFVFELSKVETPAIRARVVSHLVNVDKTLAQMVADGLGIKLPAAAEPARKPITDLPPSPALSIVKNAPGSFKGRKLGILVSDGADAKLLAALEAAATQQGAMVELIAPKVGGFTASDGKPRPAKQKVNGGPSVLYDAVAVLLSPDGALQLQQEATARDFVADAFAHAKFIAVTKDAAALLEKAGVEPDGGVMSLGGPKDAERFLELCSQLRFWEREPKVHAV; this is translated from the coding sequence ATGGCCGACAAGCATCCCGAACTGAAATCCGCCAAGCTGGCCGACGCATCGATCCATCGCGGGCCTGGCGGTGAGACCCATCAGGTTGCCAGCGGCGATATGCCGGCGCTCACCAGTCGGCAGGGCATTCCGATCAGCGACAATCAGAACAGCCTGAAGATCGGCCGGCGCGGGCCGACGCTGATGGAAGACTTTCTATTCCGCGAGAAAATCTTCCACTTCGACCACGAGCGTATCCCCGAGCGCGTCGTGCATGCGCGAGGTTTCGGCGCCCACGGCTTCTTTGAGACCTATGAGTCGCTGTCGGACATCACCGCTGCCGACATCTTCCAGCGCGCCGGCGAGCGAACGCCGGCTTTCGTGCGGTTCTCGACCGTCGCCGGCAACAAGGGCTCATCGGATCTGGCGCGTGACGTCCGCGGCTTCGCCGTCAAGCTCTACACGCGCGAAGGCAACTGGGACATCGTCGGCAACAACATCCCGGTGTTCTTTATCCAGGACGCGATCAAGTTTCCCGATCTGGTGCACGCCGCCAAGCAGGAGCCGGACCGCGGCTTCCCGCAGGCGCAAACCGCGCATGACAATTTCTGGGACTTCATCTCGCTGATGCCGGAATCGATCAACATGGCGCTGTGGATCATGTCCGACCGGACGATCCCGCGCTCGTTCCGGTTCATGGAAGGATTCGGGGTCCACACCTTTCGGCTGATCAATGCCGAGGGCAAATCGACCTACGTCAAGTTTCACTGGAAACCGAAGCTCGGGATGCAGTCGGTGGTGTGGAACGAGGCGGTGAAGATCAACGGCGCAGACCCGGACTTCCACCGTCGCGATCTGTGGGGTGCGATCCAGGCCGGCGACTATCCGGAATGGGAGCTTGGCCTGCAGCTGTTCGACGACGCCTTCGCGGACGAATTCGAGTTCGACATTCTCGACGCCACCAAGATCATTCCGGAAGAGCGCGTGCCGATCCGCCGCGTCGGCCGGCTGGTGCTCGATCGCACCGTCGATAATTTTTTCGCCGAGACCGAGCAGGTCGCGTTCCACACCGCCAACATCGTGCCGGGCGTCGACTTCACCAACGATCCGCTGCTGCAGGGCCGCAACTTCTCCTATCTCGACACCCAGCTGAAACGGCTCGGCACCACCAATTTCACCGACCTGCCGATCAACGCCCCGAAGTGTCCGTTCCACAGCTTCACGCAGGACGGCCACATGGCGTTCAACAACCCGCGCGGCCGTGTCAACTACGAGCCGAACAGCTGGGGGACCGGACCGCGCGAGACGCCGAAGGGTTTCCGCAGCTTTCCGGCCGAGGAAACCGGCGAGCGGCGCCGCGCCCGCGGTGAACTGTTCGCCGATCACTACAGTCAGGCGCGGCAGTTCTACGTCAGCCAGAGCGAGATCGAGCAGACGCACATCAAGGACGCGTTCGTGTTCGAACTCAGCAAGGTCGAGACGCCGGCGATCCGCGCCCGCGTGGTGTCGCATCTCGTCAATGTCGACAAGACGCTCGCCCAGATGGTCGCCGACGGTCTCGGCATCAAGCTGCCGGCGGCTGCCGAGCCAGCCCGCAAGCCGATCACGGATTTGCCGCCGTCGCCGGCGCTCAGCATCGTCAAGAATGCGCCGGGCAGCTTCAAGGGCCGCAAGCTCGGCATTCTGGTCAGCGACGGCGCCGACGCCAAGCTGCTGGCGGCGCTGGAGGCCGCCGCCACGCAGCAAGGCGCGATGGTCGAACTGATCGCCCCGAAGGTCGGCGGCTTCACCGCGTCCGATGGTAAGCCGCGGCCGGCGAAGCAGAAGGTCAATGGTGGTCCGTCGGTGCTGTACGATGCGGTCGCGGTACTGCTCTCGCCAGACGGCGCCCTGCAACTGCAACAAGAAGCGACCGCGCGCGACTTCGTCGCCGACGCCTTCGCCCACGCCAAGTTTATTGCGGTCACCAAGGATGCGGCGGCGCTTCTGGAGAAGGCCGGCGTCGAACCCGACGGCGGCGTGATGAGTCTCGGCGGACCGAAGGACGCCGAGCGTTTCCTGGAGCTTTGCTCGCAATTGCGGTTCTGGGAGCGCGAGCCGAAGGTTCACGCGGTGTAA
- a CDS encoding acyl-CoA dehydrogenase family protein yields the protein MAEAALFEIGLPGSDAALDSYGAIAQAERAIAASTGELGLATAFAGRQLIARFFIAGFADAAQRGELVPRIASGRGWAAVAISEPGAGAHPKHLQTTAEQRADGYVINGRKAWITNGPVADLFLVLAITGVEQGRKRYGLFLLPRGTEGLTLTPMPSLDVLKPASHCELSFENCVVPASARIGTMPDAYPAMALPFRDLEDTVATATTVGFLDWLLHTVAARIANSEENALTLGRLAGLLSLAQAGSAAAVQALDSGEPPIGARVIGVRSLARMLVEELRALLPPDRIDDQLTRSLAAFDVLANVAREPRKQRQIALGQSLWSNQ from the coding sequence ATGGCCGAGGCCGCTCTGTTCGAGATCGGCCTTCCCGGCAGCGATGCGGCGCTCGACAGCTACGGGGCGATCGCACAGGCCGAACGGGCGATTGCGGCGTCGACCGGCGAACTCGGTCTCGCCACGGCGTTTGCCGGGCGCCAACTGATCGCGCGGTTCTTTATCGCCGGCTTCGCCGACGCGGCGCAGCGCGGCGAGCTGGTGCCGCGGATCGCTTCGGGGCGCGGCTGGGCCGCGGTGGCGATCTCGGAGCCCGGTGCCGGTGCGCATCCGAAGCATCTCCAGACGACCGCCGAACAGCGGGCCGACGGCTACGTCATCAACGGCCGCAAGGCGTGGATCACCAACGGTCCGGTCGCCGATTTGTTTCTGGTGCTGGCGATCACCGGCGTCGAGCAGGGCCGCAAGCGCTACGGCCTGTTTCTGTTGCCGCGCGGCACCGAAGGATTGACGCTGACCCCGATGCCGTCGCTCGACGTGCTGAAGCCGGCCTCGCATTGCGAACTGAGCTTTGAGAACTGCGTCGTGCCGGCCTCGGCGCGGATCGGCACGATGCCGGATGCCTATCCGGCGATGGCGCTGCCGTTCCGCGATCTCGAAGATACGGTCGCCACCGCGACCACTGTCGGCTTCCTCGATTGGCTGCTGCACACGGTCGCGGCGCGGATCGCGAACAGCGAAGAGAACGCACTGACGCTCGGCCGCCTCGCTGGACTGCTGTCGCTGGCACAAGCGGGAAGCGCCGCCGCGGTGCAGGCGCTGGACAGCGGCGAGCCACCGATTGGCGCGCGCGTCATCGGCGTCCGTAGCCTGGCGCGTATGCTCGTCGAAGAGCTGCGCGCGCTGCTTCCGCCGGATCGGATCGACGATCAACTCACCCGATCGCTGGCGGCGTTCGACGTGCTGGCTAATGTGGCGCGCGAGCCGCGCAAGCAGCGGCAGATCGCCCTCGGCCAATCTCTCTGGAGCAATCAATAG